In Burkholderia gladioli, a genomic segment contains:
- the gspG gene encoding type II secretion system major pseudopilin GspG, which produces MQTWINRRSPAGRRQRGFTLIEIMVVIAILGILAALIVPKIMSRPDEARRVAAKQDIGTIMQALKLYRLDNGRYPTQEQGLQSLIAKPTTDPVPNNWKDGGYLERLPNDPWGNPYKYLNPGVHGEIDVFSYGADAKEGGENNDADIGSWQ; this is translated from the coding sequence ATGCAAACGTGGATCAATCGCCGCTCGCCGGCAGGCCGTCGCCAACGCGGCTTCACGCTGATCGAAATCATGGTCGTGATCGCGATCCTCGGCATCCTGGCCGCGCTGATCGTGCCGAAGATCATGAGCCGCCCGGACGAGGCACGGCGCGTGGCCGCCAAGCAGGATATCGGCACCATCATGCAGGCGCTCAAGCTCTACCGCCTCGACAACGGCCGCTATCCGACCCAGGAGCAGGGCCTGCAATCGCTGATCGCCAAGCCCACCACCGATCCGGTGCCGAACAACTGGAAGGACGGCGGCTACCTCGAGCGCCTGCCCAACGATCCCTGGGGCAACCCGTACAAGTACCTGAACCCGGGCGTGCACGGCGAGATCGACGTGTTCAGCTACGGCGCCGACGCCAAGGAAGGCGGCGAGAACAACG
- a CDS encoding general secretion pathway protein GspC has protein sequence MNALSIRILSLALFAALCATATYWAITLSAHQAPLPAAAARAPLRTEDAAALFGGQLTHNPVEDIHLFGILALRQGAAAIVGIGGDPARTITLGGDISQGTKLAEVRARSIVIDRNGAHAEIFLPANTPGPAIYVR, from the coding sequence ATGAACGCGCTCTCGATCCGGATCCTATCCCTCGCCCTCTTCGCGGCCTTGTGCGCGACGGCCACCTACTGGGCCATCACGCTCTCGGCGCATCAGGCCCCGCTACCCGCCGCCGCCGCGCGCGCTCCCTTGCGCACGGAGGACGCTGCCGCGCTGTTCGGCGGGCAGCTCACGCACAACCCCGTGGAGGACATCCACCTGTTCGGCATCCTCGCGCTGCGCCAGGGCGCCGCCGCGATCGTCGGCATCGGCGGCGATCCGGCCCGCACCATCACGCTGGGCGGCGACATCTCCCAGGGCACCAAGCTCGCCGAGGTCCGCGCCCGCTCGATCGTGATCGACCGCAACGGCGCGCATGCCGAGATCTTCCTGCCGGCCAACACGCCCGGCCCCGCCATCTACGTGCGCTGA
- the gspF gene encoding type II secretion system inner membrane protein GspF yields the protein MPAFRFEAIDSGGRPQKGVIEADSARAARGQLRGQGLTPLVVEPAASRSRGQRKQRLSIGRKLSQREQAILTRQLASLLTAGLPLGESLAVLTEQAERDYIRELMAAIRAEVLGGHSLASALAEHPRDFPEIYRALVSAGEHTGKLGIVLSRLADYIEQRNALKQKIVLAFTYPGIVTLIAFGIVTFLLSYVVPQVVNVFASTKQQLPFLTIVMMALSDFVRHWWWAMLIGVVVLAWIVKTTLSRAGPRLAFDRWLLGAPLAGKLVRGYNTVRFASTLAILTAAGVPILRALQAAGETLSNRAMSGNIDDAIVRVREGTSLSRALNHVKTFPPVLVHLIRSGEATGDVTTMLDRAAEGEARELERRTMFMTSLLEPLLILAMGGIVLVIVLAVMLPIIELNNMVQ from the coding sequence ATGCCGGCATTCCGTTTCGAAGCGATCGATTCCGGCGGCCGCCCCCAGAAGGGCGTGATCGAGGCCGACAGCGCGCGCGCCGCGCGCGGCCAGTTGCGCGGCCAGGGTCTCACGCCGCTGGTGGTCGAGCCGGCCGCGAGCCGCTCGCGCGGCCAGCGCAAGCAGCGCCTGTCGATCGGCCGCAAGCTCTCGCAGCGCGAGCAGGCTATCCTCACGCGCCAGCTCGCCAGCCTCTTGACCGCCGGGCTGCCGCTCGGCGAATCGCTGGCGGTGCTCACCGAGCAGGCCGAGCGCGACTACATTCGCGAGCTGATGGCGGCGATCCGCGCCGAGGTGCTGGGCGGCCATTCGCTGGCCAGCGCGCTGGCCGAGCATCCGCGCGACTTCCCCGAGATCTACCGCGCCCTGGTATCGGCCGGCGAGCACACCGGCAAGCTCGGCATCGTGCTGTCGCGCCTGGCCGACTACATCGAGCAGCGCAACGCGCTCAAGCAGAAGATCGTGCTCGCCTTCACCTATCCGGGCATCGTCACGCTGATCGCGTTCGGCATCGTCACCTTCCTGCTCAGCTACGTGGTGCCGCAGGTGGTGAACGTGTTCGCCAGCACCAAGCAGCAACTGCCCTTCCTGACCATCGTGATGATGGCGCTGTCGGACTTCGTGCGGCACTGGTGGTGGGCGATGCTGATCGGCGTGGTGGTGCTGGCCTGGATCGTCAAGACCACGCTCTCGCGCGCCGGCCCGCGGCTGGCCTTCGATCGCTGGCTGCTGGGCGCGCCGCTGGCCGGCAAGCTGGTGCGCGGCTACAACACGGTGCGCTTCGCCAGCACGCTGGCGATCCTGACCGCGGCCGGCGTGCCGATCCTGCGCGCGCTGCAGGCGGCCGGCGAGACGCTCTCGAACCGCGCCATGAGCGGCAATATCGACGACGCGATCGTGCGCGTGCGCGAGGGCACCTCGCTGTCGCGCGCGCTCAACCACGTGAAGACCTTCCCGCCGGTGCTGGTGCACCTGATCCGCTCGGGCGAGGCCACCGGCGACGTCACCACCATGCTCGACCGCGCCGCCGAGGGTGAGGCGCGCGAACTCGAGCGCCGCACCATGTTCATGACCAGCCTGCTCGAGCCGCTCCTGATCCTGGCGATGGGCGGTATCGTGCTGGTGATCGTGCTGGCCGTGATGCTGCCGATCATCGAGCTGAACAACATGGTGCAGTAA
- the gspE gene encoding type II secretion system ATPase GspE, producing MNEPVRDAATSEGPSAIAARLLPYGFAKAGQILVAQQDGEAIEVWISDRTTDAALAEVARNFGALSARRLPADELAQAINTAYARQDGSAAQVVGEVEGEVDLSRLMQDIPEVEDLLESEDDAPIIRMINALLTQAAREQASDIHIEPFENASVVRFRVDGTLRDVVRPKKALHGALISRIKIMAQLDIAEKRLPQDGRITLRVGGRPVDVRVSTLPTGHGERAVLRLLEKDAQRLNLEALGMGRDTLVQFDKLIGRPHGIVLVTGPTGSGKTTTLYAAMSRLETATTNIMTVEDPIEYDLSGIGQTQVNERIGMSFARALRSILRQDPDVIMIGEIRDLETAQIAVQASLTGHLVLATLHTNDAASAVTRLTDMGVEPYLLASSLLGVLAQRLVRQLCPHCKEPREEEGRVIYHPVGCEKCGHSGYTGRRGVYELLVIDDAIRSLVHRNAPDSEILASGRSNGMRTLRDDAERWLAQGNTSLEEVLRVTGGA from the coding sequence GTGAACGAGCCCGTGCGCGATGCAGCGACCAGCGAGGGGCCGTCGGCGATCGCTGCTCGCCTGCTGCCCTACGGCTTCGCCAAGGCCGGCCAGATCCTGGTCGCGCAGCAGGACGGCGAGGCGATCGAGGTCTGGATCAGCGATCGCACCACCGACGCCGCGCTGGCCGAGGTGGCACGCAACTTCGGCGCGTTGAGCGCTCGCCGGCTGCCGGCCGACGAGCTCGCGCAGGCCATCAACACCGCCTATGCGCGCCAGGACGGCAGCGCGGCGCAGGTGGTCGGCGAGGTGGAAGGCGAGGTCGACCTGTCGCGGCTGATGCAGGACATCCCGGAAGTCGAGGACCTGCTGGAATCGGAGGACGACGCGCCGATCATCCGCATGATCAACGCCCTGCTCACCCAGGCCGCGCGCGAGCAGGCTTCCGACATCCACATCGAGCCCTTCGAGAACGCCTCGGTGGTGCGCTTTCGCGTCGACGGCACGCTGCGCGACGTGGTGCGGCCCAAGAAGGCCCTGCACGGCGCGCTGATCTCGCGGATCAAGATCATGGCGCAGCTCGACATCGCCGAGAAACGCCTGCCGCAGGATGGCCGCATCACGCTGCGCGTGGGCGGCCGCCCGGTGGACGTGCGGGTCTCGACGCTGCCCACCGGCCACGGCGAGCGCGCGGTGCTGCGTCTGCTGGAAAAGGATGCGCAGCGCCTGAACCTCGAGGCGCTCGGCATGGGCCGCGACACGCTGGTGCAGTTTGACAAGCTGATCGGCCGCCCGCACGGCATCGTGCTGGTCACCGGCCCGACCGGCTCGGGCAAGACCACCACGCTCTACGCGGCGATGTCGCGGCTGGAGACGGCCACCACCAACATCATGACGGTCGAGGATCCGATCGAATACGACCTGTCCGGCATCGGCCAGACGCAGGTGAACGAGCGGATCGGCATGAGCTTCGCGCGCGCGCTGCGCTCGATCCTGCGCCAGGATCCGGACGTGATCATGATCGGTGAAATCCGCGATCTGGAAACCGCGCAGATCGCCGTGCAGGCCTCGCTGACGGGCCACCTGGTGCTGGCCACCCTGCACACCAACGACGCCGCCTCGGCCGTCACGCGCCTGACCGACATGGGCGTGGAGCCCTACCTGCTGGCTTCCTCGCTGCTCGGCGTGCTGGCGCAGCGGCTGGTGCGCCAGCTCTGCCCGCATTGCAAGGAACCGCGCGAGGAGGAAGGCCGCGTGATCTATCACCCGGTGGGCTGCGAGAAGTGCGGCCATTCGGGCTACACGGGCCGGCGCGGTGTCTATGAACTGCTGGTGATCGACGACGCGATCCGCTCGCTGGTCCACCGCAACGCGCCCGATTCGGAAATCCTCGCCTCGGGCCGCTCGAACGGCATGCGCACGCTGCGCGACGACGCCGAGCGCTGGCTCGCGCAGGGCAACACCTCGCTAGAGGAAGTGCTGCGCGTGACGGGAGGCGCGTAG
- the gspD gene encoding type II secretion system secretin GspD, with protein sequence MTTTRFAMRRAAKALVVAGIVASQIGLAQAQVTLNFVNADIDQVAKAIGAATGKTIIVDPRVKGQLNLVSEKSVPEDQALKTLQSALRMQGFSLLQDHGVLKVVPEADAKLQGVPTYVGNTPRATGDQIVTQVFELHNESANNLLPVLRPLISPNNTVTAYPANNTLVVTDYADNVRRIAQIIAGVDNAAGTQVVVVPLKNANAIDIASQLGKLLDPGSIGNTDATLKVNVSADPRTNSILLRASNASRLASARRLLAQLDAPSAVPGNMHVVRLRNADAVKLAKTLRGMLGKGDSGGSASSNDANSFNQGGGSGGGSNFSTGTAGTAPLPSGSSSLSSSSGSGSSTGYGSGSGGKSDDFSSNKNGNDDNQPGGMIQADSATNSLIITASDPVYRNLRAVIDQLDERRAQVYIEALIVELNSSTSANLGIQWQVANNALYAGSSLGSGINGVGNTITNLTATAATTSLPNGVNSAAAAAATLSPGLNIGWLKNMFGITGLGALLQAFSGSNDANILSTPNLVTLDNEEARIVVGQNVPIATGSYANLTSGSNSNAFNTFDRQDVGLTLHVKPQITEGGILKLQIYTEDSSVVPSATSSGSSSSQVGVPTFNKRSIQSTVLCDNGEIIVLGGLMQDNYQVGNNKVPLLGDIPWIGQLFRSEAKQRSKTNLMVFLRPVILSDEATTQAVTANRYDYIQGVQGAYKSDNNLIRDKDDPVTPPMPLGPSQGGAPAANLFDLDRMTRTPGYPAAPGRAPTNVPAPAVATPTVNPAPMPAPAVTTPVPTPGLTSQPGAQP encoded by the coding sequence ATGACAACCACTCGTTTTGCTATGCGGCGCGCTGCAAAAGCGCTCGTCGTCGCCGGAATCGTCGCCTCGCAGATCGGCCTCGCGCAGGCCCAGGTGACGCTCAATTTCGTCAATGCCGACATCGACCAGGTCGCCAAGGCCATCGGTGCGGCGACGGGCAAGACCATCATTGTCGATCCGCGCGTGAAGGGCCAGCTCAACCTGGTATCCGAGAAGTCGGTGCCCGAGGACCAGGCGCTCAAGACCCTGCAATCGGCGCTGCGCATGCAGGGTTTCTCGCTGCTGCAGGACCACGGCGTCCTGAAGGTGGTGCCCGAGGCCGACGCCAAGCTGCAGGGCGTGCCCACCTACGTGGGCAACACCCCGCGCGCCACCGGTGACCAGATCGTCACCCAGGTGTTCGAGCTGCACAACGAATCGGCCAACAACCTGCTGCCGGTGCTGCGTCCGCTGATCTCGCCGAACAACACCGTCACCGCCTACCCGGCCAACAACACGCTGGTGGTCACCGACTACGCCGACAACGTGCGTCGCATCGCGCAGATCATCGCCGGCGTCGACAACGCGGCCGGCACCCAGGTGGTGGTGGTGCCGCTCAAGAACGCCAACGCGATCGACATCGCCAGCCAGCTCGGCAAGCTGCTCGACCCGGGCTCGATAGGCAATACCGACGCGACGCTGAAGGTCAACGTATCGGCCGACCCGCGCACCAACTCGATCCTGCTGCGCGCCTCGAACGCCTCGCGCCTGGCCTCGGCGCGGCGCCTGCTGGCGCAGCTCGACGCGCCCAGCGCGGTGCCCGGCAACATGCACGTGGTGCGGCTGCGCAACGCCGACGCGGTGAAGCTGGCCAAGACGCTGCGCGGCATGCTCGGCAAGGGCGACAGCGGCGGCTCGGCTTCCTCGAACGACGCGAACTCGTTCAACCAGGGCGGCGGCTCCGGCGGCGGCAGCAACTTCTCGACCGGCACGGCCGGCACCGCGCCCCTGCCTTCCGGCTCGTCCTCGCTGTCCTCCTCGTCGGGCTCGGGCTCGAGCACCGGTTACGGCAGCGGCAGCGGCGGCAAGAGCGACGATTTCTCCAGCAACAAGAACGGCAACGACGACAACCAGCCCGGCGGCATGATCCAGGCCGATTCGGCCACCAACTCGCTGATCATCACCGCCTCGGACCCGGTCTACCGCAACCTGCGCGCCGTGATCGACCAGCTCGACGAGCGTCGCGCGCAGGTCTATATCGAGGCGCTGATCGTCGAGCTGAACTCGAGCACCTCGGCCAACCTGGGCATTCAGTGGCAGGTGGCGAACAACGCGCTGTACGCGGGCAGTTCGCTGGGCAGCGGCATCAACGGCGTCGGCAACACCATCACGAACCTGACCGCGACAGCGGCCACCACCTCGCTGCCGAATGGCGTCAATTCCGCGGCGGCCGCGGCCGCTACGCTGTCGCCGGGCCTGAACATCGGCTGGCTCAAGAACATGTTCGGCATCACGGGCCTGGGCGCCCTGCTGCAGGCATTCTCGGGCTCGAACGACGCCAACATCCTGTCCACGCCGAACCTGGTCACGCTCGACAACGAGGAAGCGCGGATCGTGGTCGGCCAGAACGTGCCGATCGCCACCGGTTCCTACGCGAACCTCACCAGCGGCAGCAACAGCAACGCCTTCAACACCTTCGATCGCCAGGACGTCGGCCTGACCCTGCACGTCAAGCCGCAGATCACCGAAGGCGGCATCCTGAAGCTGCAGATCTACACCGAGGATTCCTCGGTGGTGCCGAGCGCGACGAGCAGCGGCAGCAGTTCGAGCCAGGTCGGCGTGCCGACCTTCAACAAGCGCTCGATCCAGTCGACCGTGCTGTGCGACAACGGCGAGATCATCGTGCTCGGCGGCCTGATGCAGGACAATTACCAGGTCGGCAACAACAAGGTGCCGCTGCTCGGCGACATCCCCTGGATCGGCCAGCTGTTCCGCTCGGAAGCCAAGCAACGCTCGAAGACCAACCTGATGGTGTTCCTGCGCCCGGTGATCCTCAGCGACGAGGCCACCACCCAGGCCGTCACCGCGAATCGCTACGACTACATCCAGGGCGTGCAGGGCGCGTACAAGTCCGACAACAACCTGATCCGCGACAAGGACGACCCGGTCACGCCGCCGATGCCGCTCGGCCCGAGCCAGGGCGGGGCACCGGCCGCGAACCTGTTCGACCTGGATCGCATGACGCGCACCCCCGGTTATCCGGCCGCGCCCGGCCGCGCACCGACCAACGTGCCGGCTCCCGCGGTGGCCACGCCGACGGTGAACCCCGCGCCGATGCCCGCGCCCGCCGTCACCACGCCGGTGCCGACGCCTGGCCTGACCAGCCAGCCCGGAGCGCAGCCGTGA
- a CDS encoding lytic transglycosylase domain-containing protein: MQIRCFLIVVSLAAAGFSAPARADCYDEAAKYQKVNPLILRAIAWQESHNTPDAINRNANGSTDYGIMQINSIHLSRLAQYGITKDTLMQPCKNVYIAAWHLRQKMNKYGNTWAAIGAYHSETPPLRDKYAHQIAAILSKWRLLPAENEPR, translated from the coding sequence ATGCAAATTAGGTGTTTTCTTATTGTCGTGTCGCTTGCCGCCGCGGGTTTCAGTGCCCCCGCGCGGGCCGACTGCTATGACGAGGCGGCCAAGTACCAGAAGGTCAATCCCCTGATCCTGCGTGCCATCGCGTGGCAGGAATCCCACAACACACCCGATGCGATCAACCGTAATGCGAACGGTTCGACCGATTACGGGATCATGCAGATCAACTCGATCCATCTGTCGCGGCTGGCCCAGTACGGCATCACCAAGGACACCCTGATGCAGCCGTGCAAGAACGTCTATATCGCCGCCTGGCACCTGCGCCAGAAGATGAACAAGTACGGCAATACCTGGGCGGCGATCGGCGCTTACCACTCCGAAACACCGCCGCTGCGGGACAAGTACGCGCACCAGATCGCGGCGATCCTGTCCAAGTGGCGCCTGCTGCCGGCCGAGAACGAGCCGCGCTGA
- a CDS encoding GTP-binding protein — translation MNQPLPVTVLSGFLGAGKTTLLNHVLANREGLRVAVIVNDLAEVNIDAALVEDRATLSHVEERLVEMSNGCICCTLRDDLLVEIRRLAAEQRFDAILVESTGVAEPMPIAETFGFVDDEGETLGDIARLDTMVTVVDAFNFLRDYGSDEGLADRGLAEGDDDRQLVELLIEQIEFCDVLVINKADLVAADELARLLTILASLNPRARQLVSRFGAVPLREVIDTGLFDFEAAANAPGWLASLEHRHDHEHGEDCGEDCGHTHAAGEFGIGNFVYRARRPFHPQRFWTLLHDEWQGVLRSKGFFWLATRNDIGGSLSQAGGVCRHGPAGLWWAAQDRAEWPDDDPALLEEIAADWHGAPDDDSIGDRRQELVLIGIGLDAAQWRAKFDACLLDDAEYAAGMEAWRALPDPFPSWDLDEHDDHDDEEIVHRH, via the coding sequence ATGAACCAGCCCCTGCCCGTCACCGTGCTGTCCGGCTTTCTCGGCGCCGGCAAGACCACGCTGCTGAACCACGTCCTCGCCAATCGCGAGGGCCTGCGCGTGGCCGTGATCGTCAACGACCTGGCCGAGGTCAATATCGACGCCGCGCTGGTCGAGGATCGCGCCACCCTCTCGCACGTCGAAGAGCGGCTGGTCGAGATGTCCAACGGCTGCATCTGCTGCACGCTGCGCGACGACCTGCTGGTCGAGATCCGCCGGCTCGCGGCCGAGCAGCGCTTCGACGCGATCCTGGTCGAATCGACCGGCGTGGCCGAGCCGATGCCGATCGCCGAAACCTTCGGCTTCGTCGACGACGAGGGCGAGACGCTCGGCGATATCGCGCGGCTCGACACCATGGTCACCGTGGTCGACGCCTTCAATTTCCTGCGCGACTACGGCTCCGACGAGGGCCTGGCCGACCGCGGCCTGGCCGAGGGCGACGACGATCGCCAGTTGGTCGAGCTGCTGATCGAGCAGATCGAGTTCTGCGACGTGCTGGTGATCAACAAGGCTGACCTCGTCGCGGCGGACGAACTCGCGCGCCTGCTGACGATCCTGGCCAGCCTCAACCCGCGCGCGCGGCAACTGGTGAGCCGCTTCGGCGCGGTGCCGCTGCGCGAGGTGATCGACACCGGCCTGTTCGATTTCGAGGCCGCCGCCAACGCGCCGGGCTGGCTCGCCTCGCTCGAGCATCGGCACGATCACGAACACGGGGAAGATTGCGGCGAGGATTGCGGGCACACGCACGCGGCCGGCGAGTTCGGCATCGGCAACTTCGTCTATCGCGCGCGCCGACCGTTTCATCCGCAACGTTTCTGGACCCTGCTGCACGACGAATGGCAGGGCGTGCTGCGCAGCAAGGGCTTCTTCTGGCTGGCCACGCGCAACGATATCGGCGGCTCGCTCTCGCAGGCGGGCGGCGTCTGCCGGCACGGGCCGGCCGGGCTCTGGTGGGCCGCGCAGGACCGCGCCGAATGGCCCGATGACGATCCGGCGCTGCTCGAGGAGATCGCCGCCGATTGGCATGGCGCGCCCGACGACGACAGTATCGGCGACCGCCGCCAGGAACTGGTGCTGATCGGCATCGGCCTGGACGCCGCGCAATGGCGCGCGAAATTCGACGCCTGCCTGCTCGACGATGCCGAATACGCGGCCGGCATGGAAGCCTGGCGCGCGCTGCCCGATCCGTTTCCGTCCTGGGACCTCGACGAGCACGACGATCACGACGACGAGGAAATCGTCCATCGCCACTGA
- a CDS encoding HU family DNA-binding protein — protein sequence MNKQELIDAVAAQTGASKAQTGETLDTLLEVIKKAVSKGDAVQLIGFGSFGSGKRAARTGRNPKTGETIKIPAAKTVKFTAGKAFKDAVNKR from the coding sequence ATGAACAAACAGGAACTGATCGACGCCGTCGCCGCACAGACGGGCGCCAGCAAGGCTCAAACCGGCGAAACGCTGGACACGCTCCTCGAGGTGATCAAGAAGGCCGTGTCGAAAGGCGACGCGGTTCAGTTGATCGGCTTCGGCAGCTTCGGCTCGGGTAAGCGTGCAGCACGTACCGGCCGCAACCCGAAGACGGGCGAAACCATCAAGATTCCGGCAGCCAAGACCGTCAAGTTCACGGCTGGCAAGGCATTCAAGGATGCAGTGAACAAGCGCTGA